In Candidatus Eisenbacteria bacterium, a single window of DNA contains:
- the mnmA gene encoding tRNA 2-thiouridine(34) synthase MnmA, which yields MSTFLPSSPTTILVAMSGGVDSSVAAAMLQARGHTVIGVTMKLWCYAEGPSPSRGCCTLEAIEDCRAVARRMGFAHYVLNLEDAFREHVIEDFVSEYTRGRTPNPCVQCNNWLKFGELLAAARKFDCEYVATGHYARRGAGEDGSATLLRAREHAKDQSYVLWGLSQETLRRALFPIGDLTKAEVRAAAREHGLAVADKRESQDICFVEGRSYLDFLKERFPERLAASPRGVVRDAATGRELRAHDGIHAFTIGQRRGLQVSAGDRRYVTHIDAATGTVELGDEEALLRREATVARVSYVHGSAPAGAIAGAGKIRYAHEPAAALWTPRPEARASVRFEEPQRALTPGQSLVLYDEDRVVAGGVIEEVA from the coding sequence GTGAGCACGTTCCTCCCTTCGTCCCCGACGACCATCCTCGTCGCCATGAGCGGCGGCGTCGACAGCTCCGTGGCGGCCGCGATGCTCCAGGCGCGGGGTCACACCGTGATCGGCGTCACGATGAAGCTCTGGTGCTATGCCGAGGGACCGTCCCCGAGCCGCGGCTGCTGCACGCTCGAGGCGATCGAGGACTGCCGCGCGGTGGCGCGCCGCATGGGATTCGCGCACTACGTGCTGAATCTCGAGGATGCGTTCCGCGAGCACGTGATCGAGGATTTCGTCTCCGAGTACACCCGCGGGCGCACGCCGAACCCGTGCGTGCAGTGCAACAACTGGCTCAAGTTCGGCGAGCTCCTGGCGGCCGCGCGGAAGTTCGACTGCGAGTACGTCGCCACGGGCCACTACGCGCGCCGCGGAGCGGGGGAGGATGGGAGCGCGACGCTGCTGCGGGCGCGGGAGCACGCGAAGGACCAGTCCTACGTGCTCTGGGGACTGTCCCAGGAGACCCTTCGCCGCGCGCTCTTCCCGATCGGGGACCTCACGAAGGCCGAGGTGCGCGCCGCGGCTCGCGAGCACGGGCTCGCGGTCGCGGACAAGAGGGAGAGCCAGGACATCTGCTTCGTCGAGGGGAGGAGCTACCTCGACTTCCTGAAGGAGCGATTCCCCGAGCGCCTCGCCGCGTCCCCTCGCGGGGTCGTGCGAGACGCGGCGACCGGCCGGGAGCTCCGCGCCCACGACGGGATCCACGCGTTCACGATCGGTCAGCGCCGCGGGCTCCAGGTCTCGGCGGGGGATCGACGGTACGTCACCCACATCGACGCCGCGACGGGCACGGTGGAGCTGGGGGACGAAGAGGCGCTCCTGCGCCGGGAGGCGACGGTGGCGCGCGTCTCCTACGTGCACGGGTCGGCGCCCGCCGGAGCGATCGCGGGCGCGGGTAAGATCCGCTACGCCCACGAGCCGGCCGCGGCCCTGTGGACCCCCCGTCCCGAGGCCCGCGCGTCCGTGCGATTCGAGGAGCCGCAGCGCGCGCTCACCCCGGGGCAGTCGCTCGTCCTCTACGACGAGGACCGCGTGGTCGCCGGAGGGGTGATCGAGGAGGTCGCGTGA
- a CDS encoding DUF6766 family protein — protein sequence MNKFLRENGLTVALLGIFLFSLAGHVIAGRLEYNSEQVSHGGSTVSFWGYVSTGHFQESLFENWESEFLQMAAFVLLTIFLRQRGSSESKKFGRDTMDEDPRRARNRSSAPWPVRRGGWVLRLYESSLSIALSALFLFSFWMHAWSGSRAQRENALQHGEQPVGSVAEYLTTSKFWFESFQNWQSEFLSVAALVVLSIYLRQRGSSQSKPVAAPHHETGE from the coding sequence ATGAACAAGTTCCTGCGTGAGAACGGACTTACGGTCGCGCTCCTGGGCATCTTCCTCTTCAGTCTCGCGGGGCATGTGATCGCCGGAAGACTCGAATACAACTCGGAGCAGGTTTCGCACGGCGGCTCCACGGTCTCGTTCTGGGGGTACGTCTCGACGGGACACTTCCAGGAGTCCTTGTTCGAGAACTGGGAGAGTGAGTTCCTCCAGATGGCCGCCTTCGTGCTGCTCACGATCTTCCTCCGGCAGAGGGGCTCCTCGGAGTCGAAGAAGTTCGGGAGGGACACGATGGACGAGGACCCCCGGAGGGCCAGGAACAGGTCCTCGGCCCCGTGGCCCGTGCGGCGAGGCGGGTGGGTGCTCCGCCTGTACGAGTCCTCGCTCTCGATCGCCCTGAGCGCGCTCTTCCTCTTCTCGTTCTGGATGCACGCGTGGAGCGGATCACGCGCGCAGAGGGAGAACGCGCTCCAGCACGGCGAGCAGCCGGTCGGGTCGGTGGCCGAGTACCTCACCACGTCGAAGTTCTGGTTCGAGAGCTTCCAGAACTGGCAGAGCGAGTTCCTCTCCGTCGCAGCCCTCGTCGTCCTCTCGATCTACTTACGTCAGCGCGGTTCTTCGCAGTCGAAGCCTGTCGCCGCTCCCCATCACGAGACGGGCGAGTAG
- a CDS encoding FAD-dependent oxidoreductase, which translates to MESDSGTTRSVWMSLPSIPALPSVDRDARADVCVVGAGMAGLSTAYYLSREGADVIVVDDGPIAGGETSRTTAHLTCVLDDRFHWIEQVHGSRGLVLAAESHAAAIDAIEAVVREERIDCEFVRLDAYLFTPPGDPRDELEREFEAARRAGLTDVEWADRAPFPTFDTGRCLRFPRQAQFHPLRYLTGLGHAIGRRGGRIHRDTHVAEIEEGKPARVRTREGFVITADHVVVATNTPVHTRVKIHTKQAPYRTYVVGIRVEEGSAVRALYYDTQKPYHYVRLHRLPPDEGDGEVVIVGGEDHKTGQKDDAESRWAALESWTRTRFPMAQEVLFRWSGQVFETIDGVAFIGRDRGGVYLATGDSGMGMTHGTIAGLLLTDLIHGRDHRWASFYDPDRKGLRAAGEFARENLNVVAQYADHLSGGDVSSIEEIEIGAGAVLRDGMKKVAVYRDREGAVHARSAVCPHLGCVVSWNSAERTWDCPCHGSRFDRYGRVITGPANVDLEPTEAPGQEAPGQQDRERSRPDPGRFRPDRPSPPPA; encoded by the coding sequence ATGGAGAGCGATTCCGGTACCACCAGATCGGTGTGGATGTCCCTGCCGTCGATCCCCGCGCTCCCGAGCGTCGACCGGGACGCACGCGCGGACGTTTGCGTGGTCGGTGCGGGCATGGCGGGACTTTCGACGGCCTATTACCTCTCACGCGAAGGCGCCGACGTGATCGTCGTGGACGACGGTCCCATCGCGGGAGGTGAGACCTCGCGCACGACCGCGCACCTCACGTGCGTCCTGGACGACCGGTTCCACTGGATCGAGCAGGTGCACGGCTCCCGGGGGCTCGTCCTTGCCGCGGAGAGCCACGCGGCTGCGATCGACGCGATCGAGGCGGTCGTGCGGGAGGAGCGGATCGACTGTGAATTCGTCCGGCTCGACGCGTACCTCTTCACGCCCCCCGGCGACCCGCGGGACGAGCTCGAGCGTGAGTTCGAAGCCGCCCGAAGGGCGGGGCTCACGGACGTCGAGTGGGCCGACCGCGCTCCCTTCCCGACCTTCGACACGGGAAGATGCCTGCGCTTCCCGCGGCAGGCGCAGTTCCATCCGCTTCGATATCTCACCGGCCTCGGCCACGCGATCGGGAGACGCGGTGGCCGGATCCACCGCGACACGCACGTGGCCGAGATCGAAGAGGGCAAGCCGGCACGCGTTCGCACGCGCGAGGGTTTCGTCATCACGGCCGACCACGTCGTGGTCGCCACGAACACGCCCGTTCATACCCGCGTCAAGATCCACACGAAGCAGGCTCCCTACCGCACGTACGTCGTCGGGATCCGGGTCGAGGAGGGCTCCGCCGTCCGAGCCCTCTACTACGACACTCAGAAGCCCTATCACTACGTCCGCCTTCATCGGCTTCCGCCCGACGAGGGCGACGGCGAGGTCGTCATCGTGGGAGGCGAGGACCACAAGACCGGACAGAAGGACGACGCGGAATCGCGCTGGGCGGCACTCGAATCGTGGACCCGCACGCGATTCCCGATGGCGCAGGAAGTGCTCTTCCGCTGGTCCGGCCAGGTCTTCGAGACGATCGACGGGGTTGCCTTCATCGGCAGGGACCGAGGCGGGGTGTACCTCGCGACCGGAGATTCGGGCATGGGCATGACCCACGGCACGATCGCGGGTCTGCTCCTCACGGACCTGATCCACGGACGAGACCACCGGTGGGCGTCCTTCTACGATCCGGATCGGAAGGGCCTGCGCGCCGCCGGCGAGTTCGCGAGGGAGAACCTGAACGTGGTCGCCCAGTACGCGGACCACCTGTCGGGCGGCGACGTCTCCTCGATCGAGGAGATCGAGATCGGCGCGGGGGCCGTGCTGCGCGACGGCATGAAGAAGGTGGCCGTGTATCGGGACCGGGAAGGCGCCGTGCACGCGCGATCCGCGGTGTGTCCGCACCTGGGATGCGTCGTCTCGTGGAACTCCGCCGAGCGCACGTGGGACTGCCCCTGCCACGGCTCGCGCTTCGACCGGTACGGCCGCGTGATCACCGGTCCCGCGAACGTGGACCTCGAGCCCACGGAAGCCCCGGGGCAGGAAGCCCCCGGACAGCAGGACCGCGAGCGGTCCCGGCCCGATCCGGGTCGGTTCCGTCCGGACCGGCCTTCACCTCCTCCGGCCTGA
- a CDS encoding tetratricopeptide repeat protein, translated as MPVPIRHRQVLTSLCLALAIFAGCSHAPSAEKPQTTGAAAATATPVDHVRAGNEFLSKKLFDDAEREFRLALEQDPNDLGAVSGLGQVAVARGQYREALPHLERATSISSEMVSAFRSLGDAHAATGDLARASMAYRQAVALDPSDLDTRLALARTLTENGEYTEAREVLTASIRVSRGNPPAHARSYAQLGDVYSREGKTPEAMASLYKAAELAPQDPEVTRALAASAVRGGLYAEAATAYSRILSLSPLDVHAKKQLAWVEFKLERYPMAIKHYEAVGDSLGTVDRYYLAQAYAKTSKVDRAVDLFREVVRTDPENYKGVYCNMAYAYYDANRYQRAIEVAREGLAGDSASACLRFCWAQALDKLGRHEDAIPVFETVLGDPAYAEPAKRELERQRRIVRLLKTKERGTN; from the coding sequence ATGCCGGTACCGATCCGCCACCGACAGGTCCTGACCTCGCTCTGTCTCGCTCTCGCGATCTTCGCCGGGTGCTCCCACGCTCCGAGCGCGGAGAAGCCGCAGACCACAGGCGCCGCCGCCGCGACGGCCACCCCGGTGGATCACGTGCGCGCGGGGAACGAGTTCCTCTCGAAGAAGCTCTTCGACGACGCCGAGCGCGAGTTCCGGCTCGCTCTCGAGCAGGATCCGAACGACCTGGGAGCGGTGTCGGGACTCGGGCAGGTGGCCGTCGCCCGCGGGCAGTACCGCGAGGCGCTGCCGCATCTCGAGCGCGCCACCAGCATCTCCTCCGAGATGGTCTCCGCGTTCCGCTCGCTCGGCGACGCCCACGCGGCGACCGGCGACCTGGCGCGGGCCTCGATGGCGTACCGCCAGGCGGTCGCGCTCGATCCGAGCGACCTCGACACACGGCTCGCGCTCGCGCGGACGCTGACGGAGAACGGCGAGTACACGGAGGCGCGCGAGGTGTTGACCGCCTCGATCCGCGTGTCGCGTGGCAATCCCCCGGCGCACGCGCGGAGCTACGCCCAGCTCGGTGACGTGTACTCGCGGGAAGGGAAGACGCCGGAGGCCATGGCGTCCCTGTACAAGGCGGCGGAGCTGGCTCCCCAGGACCCGGAGGTCACGCGGGCCCTCGCGGCGAGCGCCGTCCGGGGAGGTCTCTACGCGGAGGCGGCCACGGCGTACAGCCGCATCCTCTCGCTCTCGCCCCTGGACGTGCATGCGAAGAAGCAGCTCGCCTGGGTCGAGTTCAAGCTGGAGCGCTACCCCATGGCCATCAAGCATTACGAGGCGGTGGGCGATTCGCTCGGCACCGTCGACCGGTACTATCTCGCGCAGGCCTACGCGAAGACGAGCAAGGTGGACCGTGCCGTGGATCTCTTCCGCGAGGTGGTCCGGACGGACCCCGAGAACTACAAGGGGGTTTACTGCAATATGGCGTACGCGTACTACGACGCGAACCGCTATCAGCGCGCCATCGAGGTGGCGCGGGAAGGACTAGCCGGTGACTCCGCCAGCGCGTGTCTCCGGTTCTGCTGGGCCCAAGCGCTGGACAAGCTGGGGCGTCACGAGGACGCCATCCCCGTGTTCGAAACCGTGCTCGGCGATCCGGCGTATGCCGAACCTGCCAAGCGCGAGCTGGAGCGCCAGCGGCGGATCGTGCGGTTGCTGAAGACGAAGGAACGCGGAACCAACTGA
- a CDS encoding thioredoxin domain-containing protein — protein MSGSGVSGPRNRLAREKSPYLLQHAGNPVDWYPWGEEAFEKARSEEKPIFLSIGYSTCHWCHVMERESFEDPEVGRILSEHFVPIKVDREERPDVDTIYMTVCQALTGSGGWPLHAVLTPDRKPFFAGTYFPPDSRYGRPGFKQLLHQIIAAWESQRDKVHEAAAQITEAVSSHFTGSPGEDLGEETLRSAFEELASRFDPEHGGFGRAPKFPTPHQLTFLLRYGNRTGDERAVAMVEATLQRMRMGGIYDHVGFGFHRYSTDREWLVPHFEKMLYDQALLLTAYAEAYQATGNPLYAAVAREITAYVVRDLRAPEGAFYSAEDADSEGEEGKFYVWTRQEIESLLEPDEAALYVRAYGIDPDGNWVDEARGERPGTNIPHLVDDPGRVAESFGLEPRAAAERLEAAREKLFAARRGRTRPHRDDKVLASWNGLMIGALATAAKALQDPAFAEAAERALSFVTTRLVREDG, from the coding sequence GTGAGCGGGAGCGGCGTCTCGGGCCCCCGGAACCGCCTCGCCCGGGAGAAGAGCCCGTATCTCCTCCAGCACGCCGGAAACCCGGTGGACTGGTATCCCTGGGGCGAGGAGGCCTTCGAGAAGGCGCGCTCCGAGGAGAAGCCGATCTTCCTCTCGATCGGGTACTCCACCTGCCACTGGTGTCACGTCATGGAGCGCGAGTCGTTCGAGGATCCCGAGGTCGGGCGGATCCTGAGCGAGCACTTCGTCCCCATCAAGGTCGACCGCGAGGAGCGGCCCGACGTGGACACGATCTACATGACCGTTTGCCAGGCGCTGACGGGGAGCGGCGGCTGGCCCCTCCACGCCGTGCTCACGCCGGATCGGAAGCCCTTCTTCGCCGGCACGTACTTCCCGCCGGACTCGCGCTACGGACGTCCCGGGTTCAAGCAGCTCCTGCACCAGATCATCGCCGCGTGGGAGAGCCAGCGGGACAAGGTTCACGAGGCCGCGGCGCAGATCACGGAAGCGGTCTCGTCCCACTTCACGGGTAGCCCCGGCGAGGACCTCGGCGAGGAGACGCTCCGGAGCGCGTTCGAGGAGCTGGCGTCCCGGTTCGACCCCGAGCACGGAGGATTCGGGCGCGCGCCCAAGTTCCCGACGCCGCACCAGCTCACGTTCCTGCTCCGCTACGGGAACCGAACCGGCGACGAGCGCGCGGTCGCGATGGTGGAGGCGACGCTCCAGCGGATGCGGATGGGTGGGATCTACGATCACGTGGGATTCGGCTTCCACCGCTACTCCACGGACCGAGAGTGGCTCGTCCCGCACTTCGAGAAGATGCTCTACGACCAGGCGCTCCTCCTCACCGCGTACGCGGAGGCCTACCAGGCGACCGGGAACCCCCTGTACGCGGCGGTCGCGCGCGAGATCACGGCCTACGTGGTCCGCGATCTGCGCGCACCCGAAGGCGCGTTCTACTCGGCGGAGGACGCGGACAGCGAGGGAGAGGAAGGGAAGTTCTACGTCTGGACCCGCCAGGAGATCGAGTCGCTCCTGGAGCCGGACGAGGCCGCCCTCTACGTCCGCGCCTATGGGATCGATCCGGACGGGAACTGGGTGGACGAGGCGAGGGGGGAACGGCCCGGGACGAACATCCCGCACCTCGTGGACGACCCCGGCCGCGTGGCCGAGAGCTTCGGGCTCGAGCCGCGCGCCGCGGCCGAGCGCCTCGAGGCGGCGCGCGAGAAGCTCTTCGCCGCGCGCCGCGGGCGGACGCGGCCGCATCGCGACGACAAGGTGCTCGCGTCGTGGAACGGGCTCATGATCGGCGCCCTCGCGACCGCCGCGAAGGCGCTTCAAGATCCGGCGTTCGCGGAAGCGGCCGAGCGCGCGCTCTCCTTCGTCACGACGCGGCTCGTGCGCGAGGACGG
- a CDS encoding tetratricopeptide repeat protein, protein MNFFRPMRFRAAFLTLALLLFAGAAGAQTGSGSAPLTVEQAQALVRSNPKDPSAHLQLGSAYRRARKYDEALRAFQKLATLAPNASPTHVSLGAVYMDLNRPKDALKSFQKAIQLDPKDSAAHYNLGLYYVNQGLRDDAYASFLKATTLSPPIVEAWVQLGLIQMELGKQDEAVASYKKAVALDSTNVHALCNLGNAYYGMGRITDATSLYRKALRIDPMSQEANYNMGVAFADAQIYKEAIRYWRKVAEIDSTNAAGAMAKNSIQVLQDFLDQQKKTSASPKTSANPQTGSH, encoded by the coding sequence ATGAACTTCTTTCGGCCCATGCGCTTCCGGGCCGCTTTCCTGACCCTGGCGCTTCTCCTCTTCGCCGGGGCCGCCGGAGCCCAGACGGGTTCCGGATCCGCGCCGCTCACGGTCGAGCAGGCTCAGGCGCTCGTCCGGAGCAATCCGAAGGATCCCAGCGCGCATCTGCAGCTGGGGAGCGCCTATCGGCGCGCCCGGAAGTACGACGAAGCCCTGCGCGCGTTCCAGAAGCTCGCCACCCTGGCTCCCAACGCGTCTCCGACGCACGTGAGCCTGGGAGCCGTGTACATGGACCTGAACCGCCCGAAGGACGCGCTCAAGTCCTTTCAGAAGGCCATCCAGCTCGACCCCAAGGACTCCGCCGCGCATTACAACCTGGGGCTCTACTACGTGAACCAGGGGCTGCGCGACGACGCCTACGCCTCGTTCCTGAAAGCGACGACGCTGAGCCCCCCCATCGTCGAGGCATGGGTCCAGCTCGGTCTCATCCAGATGGAGCTCGGGAAGCAGGACGAGGCGGTCGCCTCGTACAAGAAGGCGGTGGCGCTCGACTCCACGAACGTTCACGCGCTCTGCAACCTCGGAAACGCGTATTATGGGATGGGTCGGATCACCGACGCCACGAGCCTCTACCGGAAAGCGCTCCGGATCGATCCCATGAGTCAGGAGGCCAACTACAACATGGGAGTCGCCTTCGCCGACGCGCAGATCTACAAGGAGGCGATCCGCTACTGGCGGAAGGTCGCGGAGATCGACTCCACGAACGCCGCCGGAGCGATGGCGAAGAACAGCATCCAGGTCCTCCAGGACTTCCTCGACCAGCAGAAGAAGACGTCGGCGAGCCCGAAGACGTCCGCGAACCCGCAGACCGGGAGTCATTGA
- a CDS encoding cysteine desulfurase family protein, translated as MARIYLDHNASTQVRPEVLEAMLPYFREHYGNASSAHAFGQEARGAMEEARARVAALLNATASEICFTGGGTESDNMAVIGGARALRSKGSHVITTAIEHDAVRQAADQLEREGFTVTRVAPGPDGRVTADAVEAAMRPDTILVSVMAANNETGVIQPMAEIGAVCAAKNVAFHTDAVQAAGKIPVDVKAWQTTMLTITAHKFYGPKGAGVLYLRRGFRPEPLQVGGEHERGRRAGTENVPAIVGLGAACACAAEDLTAYAAQVGALRDKLEKGLEARVPQIVRHGAAAPRVSNTAHVSFVGAEGEHLILSLDMKGIAVSSGAACKSGSAHPSHVLMAMGVPAPVAQTAVRFSLGRCTTDAEIDRVLEIVPGVVEKLRQGSPTLAS; from the coding sequence ATGGCCCGTATCTATCTCGACCACAACGCGTCCACCCAGGTCCGCCCCGAGGTGCTCGAGGCGATGCTGCCGTATTTCCGCGAGCACTACGGGAACGCGTCGAGCGCGCACGCGTTCGGACAGGAGGCGCGCGGGGCGATGGAGGAAGCGCGCGCTCGGGTCGCTGCCCTCCTGAACGCGACCGCCTCCGAGATCTGCTTCACCGGGGGCGGAACCGAGTCCGACAACATGGCCGTGATCGGAGGCGCGCGCGCGCTCCGCTCGAAGGGCTCCCACGTGATCACGACCGCCATCGAGCATGACGCGGTGCGCCAGGCGGCGGACCAGCTCGAGCGGGAAGGATTCACCGTCACCCGTGTCGCGCCCGGTCCCGACGGCCGCGTGACCGCCGATGCGGTCGAGGCGGCGATGCGGCCCGACACGATCCTCGTGAGCGTCATGGCGGCGAACAACGAGACCGGCGTGATCCAGCCCATGGCGGAGATCGGCGCCGTATGCGCCGCGAAGAACGTGGCGTTCCACACGGACGCGGTCCAGGCCGCCGGCAAGATCCCGGTCGACGTGAAGGCCTGGCAGACCACGATGCTCACGATCACCGCGCACAAGTTCTACGGCCCGAAGGGCGCGGGCGTGCTCTACCTGCGCCGGGGGTTCCGGCCGGAGCCGCTCCAGGTCGGAGGCGAGCACGAGCGCGGCCGCCGCGCGGGAACCGAGAACGTGCCCGCGATCGTGGGTCTCGGCGCCGCGTGCGCGTGCGCGGCCGAGGACCTCACGGCGTACGCCGCCCAGGTCGGAGCGCTCCGCGACAAGCTCGAGAAGGGGCTCGAGGCCCGCGTGCCGCAGATCGTGCGGCACGGCGCGGCGGCCCCGCGCGTCTCGAACACGGCCCACGTCTCGTTCGTGGGTGCCGAGGGGGAGCACCTGATCCTGAGCCTCGACATGAAGGGGATCGCCGTCTCGAGCGGCGCCGCGTGCAAGTCGGGCTCGGCCCATCCGTCGCACGTCCTCATGGCCATGGGCGTTCCGGCGCCCGTGGCGCAGACCGCCGTCCGGTTCAGTCTCGGCCGATGTACCACCGATGCCGAGATCGACCGCGTCCTCGAGATCGTTCCCGGCGTCGTCGAGAAGCTCCGCCAAGGCTCCCCGACCCTCGCCTCCTGA
- a CDS encoding amidohydrolase family protein: MTSCPRSPRRPVLLALLLAVLLAPVRGHAAEPKTAAGGTPVWVFENVTIVPMDRDGVVPDRTVVVQGDRIASIEPSGRAKTPPGAVRIDGRGKYLIPGLADMHIHLAQGPGAVSDPAGRQLRLLLANGITTARVLIPSPMALEVRDRIARGEQIGPRLVVYSPSLNANTVTGPEQAAGLVEEYANRGFEGIKTHGGLERPEYDAMMAAAARRKLPVSGHVTSQVGLERALEAKQQIEHLDGYLAALVPEQASIPPLEGQFVLEDQELREIDESRIASVVAATRAAGIANSPTLALFATLVSDEEVNALAMRPEMKYAPRAAVAGWSQQVAAFPGRQVPIENRRRYTRLRDRLVRELDKAGCPILAGSDSPQIFMVPGFALHRELEALVAAGLSPYAALTAATRNPHRYLGDPERGTIAPSQKADLVLLDGNPLEDIRNASRVSGVLTGGAWHDAARLRSLLDEVERSARGAG, translated from the coding sequence ATGACCTCGTGCCCGCGTTCCCCTCGCCGACCCGTTCTCCTGGCGCTCCTCCTCGCCGTGCTCCTGGCACCGGTTCGCGGACACGCGGCGGAGCCCAAGACCGCGGCCGGCGGAACGCCGGTGTGGGTGTTCGAGAACGTCACGATCGTCCCAATGGATCGCGACGGCGTGGTGCCGGACCGCACGGTCGTCGTCCAAGGAGACCGCATCGCGAGCATCGAGCCGTCCGGCCGCGCGAAGACGCCCCCGGGCGCCGTGCGCATCGACGGCCGGGGCAAGTACCTGATCCCCGGACTCGCCGACATGCACATCCACCTCGCGCAGGGTCCCGGAGCGGTGAGCGACCCCGCCGGGCGCCAGCTGCGCCTTCTCCTCGCGAACGGGATCACGACCGCCCGCGTCCTCATCCCCTCCCCCATGGCGCTCGAGGTTCGCGACCGCATCGCGCGGGGGGAGCAGATCGGCCCGCGGCTCGTGGTCTACTCCCCGTCCCTGAACGCGAACACCGTGACGGGCCCCGAGCAGGCGGCCGGGCTCGTCGAGGAGTACGCGAACCGCGGGTTCGAGGGAATCAAGACCCACGGGGGCCTGGAGCGCCCCGAGTACGACGCCATGATGGCGGCGGCGGCGCGGCGGAAGCTCCCGGTCTCCGGTCACGTCACGTCGCAGGTCGGACTCGAGCGGGCGCTCGAGGCGAAGCAGCAGATCGAGCACCTCGACGGGTATCTCGCGGCGCTCGTTCCCGAGCAGGCCTCCATCCCGCCCCTCGAGGGCCAGTTCGTGCTCGAGGATCAGGAGCTTCGAGAGATCGACGAGTCGCGGATCGCGAGTGTGGTCGCGGCGACGCGCGCGGCAGGCATCGCGAACAGCCCGACGCTCGCTCTGTTCGCGACGCTCGTCTCGGACGAAGAGGTCAACGCGCTCGCCATGCGCCCCGAGATGAAGTACGCGCCACGCGCGGCGGTTGCCGGCTGGTCGCAACAGGTCGCCGCGTTCCCGGGACGTCAGGTGCCGATCGAGAACCGCCGCCGGTACACGCGGCTGCGCGATCGCCTCGTGCGCGAGCTCGACAAGGCAGGCTGCCCCATCCTGGCGGGCTCCGACTCGCCGCAGATCTTCATGGTGCCCGGGTTCGCGCTCCACCGGGAGCTCGAGGCGCTCGTCGCCGCCGGACTCTCGCCGTACGCCGCGCTCACCGCCGCGACGAGAAACCCGCACCGGTATCTCGGCGATCCCGAGCGCGGCACGATCGCGCCTTCCCAGAAGGCGGACCTCGTGCTGCTGGACGGGAACCCGCTCGAGGACATCCGGAACGCTTCCCGCGTGAGCGGCGTCCTGACCGGCGGTGCGTGGCACGACGCGGCACGTCTCCGCTCGCTGCTGGACGAAGTCGAGCGCTCCGCGCGCGGCGCCGGCTGA